The following proteins are encoded in a genomic region of Paenibacillus sp. FSL R7-0273:
- a CDS encoding GH39 family glycosyl hydrolase: MKLFVNSVQHIDFHWHKEVEILYVLHGSINMYLDQKQYTLQEDDILVINSMSVHKIERTHQDNVLLTLQFGPELLHNNAFISCNSAGHSGQDQTRLHSIKHNLAQMVWEINKKSPGYHSYTIGRLQMLCGCLLRYFSDGTNPAVAEGSKDNDYKRLNSVLTYIDRHYNEKITLQDMADSEHLSLHYFSHFFTDKIGIPFQKYLTLIRLEKAQLQLAESDKTISEIALDCGFANVKLFNKYFKEKYGCTPGSYREASLTPEPHRLNLNRKPKTYEESSSGDYYEMDTMNAIGSLYRYLDVKTDTEQSGVPLSAALAAAPERIEVCTDQTTASYKKHWNITTTAGRAVEGLREDWRKQLSALKGSIPFRYIRFHGIFNDEMMVYSENDDGTPVYNWSYVDKLYDFLLEQGVRPFVELSFMPGQLARSRETLFWWRGNISPPADPAKWEALVRAFIRHCLNRYGADEVKQWYFEVWNEPDLAGVCWAGSKEEYFAFYESTVHAIKSVLPELRTGGPAMGYGSIWNDTWAEDFLAYCSSREVPLDFFSFHIYSEYPKLKTEEGRLTRIMPPAFFKESIDRVRQKMKAASYSDVELHITEWNFSLYDRNLLHDTMFMAPFVIYQTMNTLGDVEAMAYWSFTDVFEESVVPASPFYGGFGLINRDGLKKPGYYAFELMQKLGEELLMQGDGYTFTRKSDGSLQFLFYHYVHVDQLFASGDWSELSGSTRYDVFEEKGSKAFEITLNQLTGPYKCTSYQLDREHGSVFDEWMTMGAPDFLTQEEIQYLNSRSGPVIRIELIQKESWRKEIVLPPHGVLLLQLERQF, translated from the coding sequence ATGAAGCTCTTCGTGAATTCCGTTCAGCATATTGATTTTCATTGGCATAAGGAAGTTGAGATCCTGTATGTTCTCCACGGCTCGATTAACATGTATCTGGACCAGAAGCAATATACGCTCCAGGAAGATGATATTCTCGTGATTAACAGTATGTCGGTTCACAAGATTGAGCGGACCCATCAGGATAATGTGCTGTTAACCCTGCAGTTCGGACCCGAGCTGCTGCATAATAATGCGTTCATCTCCTGTAACTCTGCCGGTCATTCCGGGCAGGACCAGACGCGGCTGCACAGCATCAAGCATAATCTTGCGCAAATGGTCTGGGAGATTAACAAGAAATCGCCGGGTTATCACAGCTACACGATAGGCCGATTACAGATGTTATGCGGATGCCTGCTGCGATATTTTTCGGACGGGACGAATCCGGCGGTGGCAGAAGGAAGCAAGGATAACGATTATAAAAGACTGAACAGTGTCCTCACATACATCGACCGCCACTATAATGAAAAGATTACGCTGCAGGATATGGCGGACTCCGAGCATTTAAGCCTGCATTATTTTTCCCACTTCTTCACGGATAAAATCGGGATTCCCTTTCAGAAGTATCTGACGCTTATCCGTCTGGAAAAGGCCCAGCTTCAGCTGGCAGAAAGCGATAAGACGATCTCTGAAATTGCTCTGGATTGCGGATTTGCCAACGTGAAGCTGTTCAACAAATATTTCAAGGAAAAATACGGCTGCACGCCGGGCTCCTACCGGGAGGCCTCGCTCACACCGGAACCGCACCGGCTGAACCTGAACCGCAAGCCCAAAACGTATGAGGAATCCTCAAGCGGAGACTATTATGAGATGGACACGATGAATGCCATAGGGTCACTGTACCGCTATCTGGACGTCAAAACGGATACCGAGCAGTCCGGTGTTCCGCTGTCCGCTGCTCTTGCGGCTGCCCCTGAACGGATTGAGGTTTGCACAGATCAGACAACGGCTAGCTACAAAAAGCACTGGAATATCACCACGACGGCCGGAAGAGCCGTAGAAGGACTGCGCGAGGATTGGCGGAAGCAGCTGTCTGCCTTGAAGGGAAGCATCCCGTTCCGGTATATCCGGTTTCACGGCATTTTTAATGATGAGATGATGGTATACAGTGAAAATGACGACGGCACACCGGTCTACAACTGGTCTTATGTGGACAAGCTGTACGATTTTCTTCTGGAGCAGGGAGTCCGGCCGTTTGTTGAATTGAGCTTTATGCCGGGACAGCTGGCGAGGTCCAGAGAAACGCTGTTCTGGTGGAGAGGTAATATCAGCCCGCCGGCAGATCCCGCCAAGTGGGAAGCGCTGGTCAGGGCCTTTATCCGGCATTGTCTGAACCGTTACGGGGCGGATGAGGTGAAGCAGTGGTATTTTGAAGTGTGGAACGAGCCTGATCTGGCAGGGGTCTGCTGGGCAGGCAGCAAAGAAGAGTACTTCGCTTTTTACGAATCCACCGTTCATGCGATTAAATCAGTGCTGCCGGAGCTGAGGACAGGCGGGCCCGCCATGGGGTACGGCTCGATCTGGAACGATACCTGGGCTGAGGACTTTTTAGCTTACTGCAGCTCGCGGGAAGTGCCGCTTGATTTCTTTTCGTTCCATATTTATTCGGAGTATCCCAAGCTAAAAACGGAAGAAGGCCGTTTGACCCGGATCATGCCCCCGGCATTTTTCAAAGAAAGCATTGACCGTGTGCGGCAAAAGATGAAGGCGGCCTCGTACAGTGACGTTGAGCTTCATATTACCGAGTGGAATTTTTCGCTGTACGACCGGAATCTGCTGCACGATACGATGTTTATGGCCCCGTTTGTCATCTACCAGACGATGAATACGCTCGGGGACGTGGAGGCGATGGCCTACTGGTCCTTTACCGATGTTTTTGAAGAAAGCGTCGTTCCAGCATCCCCGTTCTATGGAGGCTTTGGCCTGATCAACCGCGACGGGCTGAAAAAGCCTGGATATTACGCGTTTGAGCTGATGCAGAAGCTGGGTGAAGAGCTGCTGATGCAGGGGGATGGTTATACTTTTACCCGGAAAAGCGACGGAAGCCTGCAGTTCCTGTTCTATCACTACGTCCATGTGGATCAGCTGTTTGCGAGCGGAGACTGGTCAGAGCTGTCCGGCTCCACCCGGTATGATGTATTTGAGGAAAAAGGCAGCAAAGCCTTTGAAATCACGCTAAACCAGCTGACAGGACCCTATAAATGCACCAGCTATCAGCTGGACCGGGAGCATGGGTCGGTATTCGATGAGTGGATGACTATGGGCGCGCCTGATTTTTTAACGCAGGAGGAAATTCAGTATTTAAACAGCAGAAGCGGACCGGTCATCCGGATAGAGCTTATACAGAAGGAAAGCTGGCGCAAAGAAATTGTGCTCCCGCCCCATGGGGTGCTGCTGCTCCAGCTCGAAAGGCAGTTTTAA
- a CDS encoding MarR family winged helix-turn-helix transcriptional regulator, with protein MKDTVDCDIRQSLDRISSQMRRNYSESLRELNLYVGQDNLLSRLWSGDGVTQMQLCEHLKCEPPTVTNMVKTLEQNGFIHRKRDEQDARVVRIFLTDKGRELEEPVGIKWRQQQEKLLNSITAEDRLLLKQLLKQMENNLL; from the coding sequence ATGAAAGATACAGTGGATTGTGATATCCGTCAATCGCTAGATAGAATTTCTTCTCAAATGCGCCGGAATTATAGTGAATCTCTAAGGGAACTTAACCTTTATGTTGGTCAAGATAATCTGCTTTCTCGTTTGTGGTCAGGTGATGGAGTAACACAAATGCAACTATGCGAACATCTGAAATGCGAACCGCCTACGGTAACAAACATGGTTAAGACGCTGGAGCAGAACGGATTTATACACCGCAAACGTGATGAACAGGATGCACGGGTTGTACGGATTTTTTTAACAGACAAGGGAAGAGAACTAGAGGAACCGGTAGGTATCAAATGGAGACAGCAGCAGGAAAAGTTGTTAAATTCCATTACAGCAGAAGATCGTTTATTGTTAAAACAGCTTTTAAAGCAAATGGAGAATAACTTGCTATAG
- a CDS encoding NAD(P)H-dependent flavin oxidoreductase: MKNRVADILGIEKPILQGPMSWITNAEFVAAVSNAGGLGILGPNAGQTTITTSPEETAERMRREIRKTKELTDKPFGTTLIVGGDLTYTWPILEIVIAEGVKVVLLNGVEGTLTEKIITPLKEAGIKIVYRPLNPTFEDAKAAQAKGVDVYVVTGFDEGGTLPSSAIGTFTITPMIVDVLDIPVIAAGGIGDARGVASAFALGAEGVFLGSRFIPTVECPAAQSVKQMIVDSTAADLLFYRTLPAYYRSLPTPFAEKLMAMDKQGASREEISRFEGGSSALRIGMLEGNGEGGIISVGTGITSIKKIQTVQEVVEELAAGIK; this comes from the coding sequence ATGAAAAATCGTGTAGCAGATATTCTTGGAATTGAGAAACCCATTTTACAAGGGCCTATGAGCTGGATTACGAATGCTGAATTTGTTGCTGCTGTGAGTAATGCGGGCGGTTTGGGGATTCTCGGTCCTAATGCCGGTCAAACGACTATTACAACTTCCCCGGAGGAAACCGCAGAACGTATGCGCCGCGAGATTCGTAAGACAAAGGAGCTGACGGATAAACCCTTCGGGACAACTTTGATTGTTGGCGGAGATTTGACATACACTTGGCCAATTTTAGAAATTGTCATTGCAGAAGGTGTGAAGGTAGTTCTTCTTAATGGTGTTGAAGGAACATTAACTGAAAAGATCATTACCCCATTGAAAGAAGCGGGCATTAAAATTGTTTACCGTCCTTTGAATCCTACCTTTGAAGATGCTAAGGCTGCTCAAGCAAAGGGTGTTGATGTTTATGTTGTTACTGGATTTGATGAAGGCGGAACATTGCCATCGAGTGCTATCGGTACATTTACAATAACGCCAATGATCGTAGACGTGCTTGATATTCCAGTTATTGCAGCTGGCGGGATTGGTGATGCCCGCGGAGTTGCAAGTGCTTTTGCTTTAGGGGCAGAAGGTGTCTTCTTAGGAAGCCGTTTTATTCCTACTGTTGAATGCCCTGCAGCACAATCCGTAAAGCAAATGATTGTGGATTCAACTGCAGCTGATTTGTTGTTTTACCGTACCTTACCCGCTTACTACCGTTCATTGCCTACACCCTTTGCTGAAAAATTGATGGCTATGGATAAACAAGGTGCATCCCGTGAAGAAATATCTAGATTTGAGGGTGGTTCTAGCGCTCTCCGGATCGGTATGCTTGAAGGTAACGGCGAAGGTGGTATTATCTCTGTCGGTACCGGGATTACATCAATCAAGAAAATTCAAACTGTACAAGAAGTTGTCGAGGAGTTGGCGGCTGGTATTAAGTAA
- a CDS encoding winged helix-turn-helix transcriptional regulator — protein sequence MRVCIEGFEKEFIKDKRNMYAIAFTQNVLSGRWKYFIIWYLEESARRFTDIKKFLGDLSQGSLTKQLKELEQDGIIKRKLYPEVPPRVEYSLTEKGIKLLAVLKKMEEFGKEYGEKPESV from the coding sequence ATGAGAGTATGTATTGAGGGATTTGAAAAGGAATTTATTAAGGATAAGCGGAATATGTACGCAATAGCCTTTACGCAAAATGTGCTTTCAGGACGCTGGAAATATTTTATTATCTGGTATTTAGAAGAAAGCGCCCGCCGTTTTACAGATATAAAAAAATTTTTAGGAGATTTATCGCAGGGCTCGCTCACAAAGCAGCTTAAAGAATTGGAGCAAGATGGAATTATAAAACGCAAACTGTATCCGGAAGTGCCGCCACGGGTCGAATATTCTCTGACAGAGAAGGGAATTAAACTGCTGGCTGTCCTTAAAAAGATGGAGGAATTCGGTAAAGAATACGGGGAAAAGCCTGAATCCGTTTAA
- a CDS encoding glycoside hydrolase family 32 protein: MKEFFYRPENAWVGDVIPYFEDGEFKLFYLHGWRDNDQVDLDHGWHLLGTKDFVNYREDGACKIEGGTGHILKVDDVYHMFYCIFPEGKQLACQAISKDLRTWEPIPEDTFGPDGEIYELADWRDPFVFWNEEEEQYWMLIAALAKGPTNRKGCTGLLSSKDLKNWEYREPLYAPNLHVGAHECPDLFRMGDWWYLIYSSYTGRFGTFYRMSRSLNGPWIIPPEEAFDGRAYYAAKSVSDGRKRYLFGWNPTKNDDLFGWNPPKASGKDYDTWDWGGNLVVHEIVQRPDGTLGVKVPETVESVFAHQLPVHFHGVVGEWSITEASILCDSPYSFAGCITEEELPDQCKISTTVRFSESTQGLGFMLRAGEALDFAYYFTLEPQRGRITFRGPIMQSEEGGKTFPYEVELERPLKLLPDQEYEIKVFVDNTICEIYIGGDVAMSARMYDIRQGKLAVFVSQGAAEFKRVKIETL, from the coding sequence ATGAAGGAATTTTTTTATCGTCCGGAGAACGCCTGGGTGGGGGATGTAATCCCCTACTTTGAAGACGGGGAGTTTAAGCTGTTCTATCTGCACGGGTGGAGAGACAACGATCAGGTAGATCTTGATCATGGCTGGCATTTGCTTGGAACGAAGGACTTTGTAAATTATCGGGAAGACGGAGCCTGTAAAATTGAAGGCGGGACTGGGCATATTCTCAAAGTGGACGATGTTTATCACATGTTCTATTGTATTTTTCCAGAAGGAAAACAGTTAGCCTGCCAAGCCATCAGTAAGGATCTGCGGACATGGGAGCCGATTCCTGAAGACACTTTTGGCCCGGATGGCGAAATTTATGAGCTGGCGGACTGGCGTGATCCCTTTGTTTTCTGGAATGAAGAAGAAGAACAATATTGGATGCTGATCGCAGCGTTGGCTAAAGGACCGACGAACCGGAAAGGCTGCACAGGTCTGCTGTCGTCCAAGGATCTCAAGAACTGGGAGTACCGAGAACCGCTGTATGCACCGAACTTGCATGTAGGCGCACATGAATGCCCGGATTTGTTCCGGATGGGAGATTGGTGGTATCTGATTTATTCTTCTTATACGGGGCGTTTCGGTACCTTTTACCGGATGAGTCGTTCCTTGAACGGACCATGGATTATACCGCCGGAGGAAGCCTTTGATGGACGGGCATATTATGCGGCTAAATCAGTATCCGATGGACGTAAACGTTATTTGTTCGGCTGGAATCCGACAAAGAACGACGACCTGTTTGGCTGGAATCCGCCTAAAGCTTCTGGCAAAGATTATGATACATGGGATTGGGGCGGCAATCTGGTTGTGCATGAAATTGTGCAGCGCCCGGATGGGACACTTGGTGTAAAGGTTCCAGAAACCGTAGAATCGGTTTTCGCCCACCAGTTACCTGTTCATTTCCATGGAGTTGTTGGAGAATGGTCGATTACAGAGGCTTCGATCCTATGCGATTCCCCTTACTCCTTTGCAGGCTGCATCACAGAGGAGGAACTGCCCGACCAGTGCAAAATTTCTACAACTGTACGTTTCTCGGAATCAACCCAGGGTCTGGGGTTCATGCTTCGTGCAGGTGAGGCTCTTGATTTTGCCTACTATTTCACGCTTGAGCCCCAGCGTGGCCGGATTACCTTCCGGGGGCCGATTATGCAGTCTGAAGAAGGAGGGAAAACCTTCCCTTATGAGGTGGAGCTGGAACGTCCGCTCAAGCTGCTGCCGGATCAGGAGTATGAAATAAAGGTGTTCGTGGACAACACGATTTGTGAAATCTATATTGGCGGAGATGTGGCGATGAGTGCCAGAATGTACGACATCCGGCAAGGTAAGCTTGCCGTATTCGTCAGTCAAGGTGCAGCGGAGTTTAAACGGGTCAAGATAGAAACGCTGTAA